One Mesorhizobium sp. L-2-11 genomic region harbors:
- a CDS encoding YcgN family cysteine cluster protein yields METPFWKTKALEAMTPAEWESLCDGCGKCCLSKLEDEDTGAIYWTSVGCRLFDAETCRCSDYANRLARVPDCVGLTPQNVRTISWLPKTCAYRLVAEGHDLYWWHRLVSGSAETVHEAGISMRGRVSASETDLAEPDDYFEHMLDDEP; encoded by the coding sequence ATGGAAACGCCGTTCTGGAAAACCAAGGCGCTCGAGGCGATGACCCCGGCCGAGTGGGAATCGCTTTGTGACGGCTGCGGCAAATGCTGCCTGTCGAAACTCGAGGACGAAGACACCGGCGCGATTTACTGGACGAGCGTCGGCTGCCGGCTGTTCGACGCCGAAACTTGTCGCTGTTCCGATTATGCCAACCGGTTGGCACGCGTCCCGGACTGCGTCGGGCTGACGCCGCAGAATGTGCGCACCATCAGTTGGCTGCCCAAGACCTGCGCCTACCGGCTGGTCGCCGAGGGCCACGATCTCTACTGGTGGCATAGGCTGGTGTCAGGCAGTGCCGAGACGGTGCATGAGGCCGGCATCTCCATGCGCGGCCGGGTCAGCGCCAGCGAGACCGATCTTGCCGAGCCGGACGACTATTTCGAGCACATGCTGGACGACGAGCCCTAG
- a CDS encoding Gfo/Idh/MocA family oxidoreductase, with product MSIRLAIIGAGVMGADHARIVAESLPGAKLQVICDASLERARKVADDFGAVDVATDSLDTIRRSDVDAVLIASPDETHAPLSLAAIEAGKPALCEKPLSQSARECLDVIKTETSCGRQFVQLGFMRRFDPSYAEMKSALDDGALGRAIMMHNFHRNVEAPANFTGQMAITNSAPHEFDVARFVLGSDYRSISVFQPSVVDASKTGAPVFMVLETTTGQLVNIEINNNAAYGYDVRGELVGEKGSVFLNGPIHARYNLSMQSLERYATDWRPRFAEAYRLQNRAFLEFVRSGVFHAVAADAWDGYCAALVAEAGVEALATGGRVNVVLEAKPALYQRRMHR from the coding sequence ATGTCGATCAGGCTGGCGATCATCGGCGCAGGTGTAATGGGCGCCGACCATGCCCGGATTGTCGCCGAGAGCCTGCCGGGCGCGAAGCTGCAGGTGATCTGCGACGCATCGCTGGAACGCGCACGGAAGGTCGCTGACGACTTCGGTGCGGTCGATGTCGCAACCGATTCCCTCGATACCATCAGGCGGAGCGATGTCGACGCCGTGCTGATCGCGAGCCCGGACGAAACCCACGCTCCCCTGTCGCTCGCTGCGATCGAAGCTGGCAAGCCCGCGCTGTGCGAGAAGCCATTGTCGCAAAGCGCCAGGGAGTGTCTCGACGTGATCAAGACCGAGACCTCGTGCGGGCGACAGTTTGTTCAGCTCGGCTTCATGCGCCGCTTCGACCCGTCCTACGCCGAGATGAAATCCGCGCTCGACGACGGGGCGCTCGGGCGGGCGATCATGATGCACAACTTCCACCGCAACGTCGAAGCGCCGGCGAACTTTACCGGCCAAATGGCGATCACCAACTCGGCTCCGCACGAATTCGACGTCGCGCGCTTCGTGCTCGGCTCCGACTACCGGTCGATCTCCGTCTTCCAGCCCTCCGTCGTGGACGCGTCGAAGACGGGTGCGCCAGTTTTCATGGTGCTCGAAACGACGACCGGCCAGCTCGTCAACATCGAGATCAATAACAACGCCGCCTATGGCTACGACGTGCGGGGCGAGCTGGTCGGCGAGAAGGGGTCAGTCTTCCTCAACGGACCGATACACGCCCGCTACAATCTGTCCATGCAGTCGCTCGAACGCTATGCCACTGACTGGCGGCCGCGTTTCGCCGAGGCCTACAGGCTCCAGAATAGAGCGTTCCTGGAATTCGTCCGGTCAGGTGTGTTCCACGCCGTGGCGGCCGACGCCTGGGATGGCTACTGCGCCGCGCTGGTCGCGGAAGCAGGCGTCGAGGCGCTCGCAACGGGCGGGCGTGTGAATGTCGTTTTGGAAGCCAAGCCCGCCCTGTACCAAAGGCGGATGCATCGATGA
- a CDS encoding IS256 family transposase, protein MTKREVRLSRGELKALLLSDEDGFRRVLQTVVQEALEAEMTEAIGAEKGERTTERVGYRSGYYERKLVTRVGVLELRVPQDRAGRFSTELFERYQRSEKALVSALVEMYVQGVSTRKVKAITEDLCGHSFSASTVSQATARLDEALKAFFEQRLAEPYPYLILDARYERAREAGVIASQAVLVAIGVDWEGRRQVLGVELANRESHSSWRAFVAGLKQRGLAGVEFVVSDDHPGLRAAIREVLPEAVWQRCYVHFLRNALDYVPRKVDDDCLMELRWFYDRRDLAEVKRDLAQWIAKWQAKYPKLVDWVENNIEETLSFYRLPLPHHKHMKSTNMLERLNQEIKRRTLVVRIFPNPQSCLRLVRALAVEIHENWLEATRYLNMDHLREHKKENLRALAA, encoded by the coding sequence ATGACCAAGCGAGAGGTTAGACTGAGCAGAGGCGAGTTGAAAGCGTTGCTGTTGTCGGATGAGGACGGCTTCCGCAGAGTTTTGCAGACTGTGGTGCAGGAGGCTTTGGAAGCCGAGATGACGGAGGCGATCGGGGCCGAGAAAGGCGAGCGGACGACGGAGCGGGTTGGTTACCGGTCCGGCTATTACGAACGCAAGCTTGTGACGCGGGTTGGCGTGCTGGAACTTCGGGTTCCGCAAGATCGGGCCGGCCGGTTCTCGACGGAGTTGTTTGAGCGTTACCAGCGCTCGGAGAAGGCACTGGTATCGGCGCTGGTCGAGATGTACGTGCAAGGCGTGTCGACGCGCAAGGTGAAGGCGATCACCGAGGATCTGTGCGGCCATTCCTTCTCGGCCTCGACGGTAAGCCAGGCGACGGCGCGGCTGGATGAGGCGCTGAAGGCGTTCTTTGAGCAGCGGCTTGCCGAACCTTACCCGTACCTCATTCTGGACGCGCGCTACGAGCGGGCGCGCGAGGCCGGCGTGATCGCCAGCCAGGCCGTCTTGGTGGCGATCGGCGTCGACTGGGAAGGCCGGCGCCAGGTGCTCGGTGTCGAGCTGGCCAACCGTGAAAGCCATTCGAGCTGGCGCGCGTTCGTGGCAGGGCTCAAGCAGCGCGGGCTCGCCGGCGTCGAGTTTGTCGTCTCCGACGACCATCCGGGGCTCAGGGCAGCGATCCGCGAAGTCCTGCCCGAGGCAGTCTGGCAGCGCTGTTACGTGCACTTCCTCAGAAACGCGCTCGATTATGTGCCGCGCAAGGTCGATGACGACTGCCTGATGGAGCTCAGATGGTTCTATGACCGGCGCGACCTCGCCGAGGTCAAGCGCGACCTGGCGCAGTGGATCGCCAAATGGCAGGCCAAATACCCGAAGCTGGTGGATTGGGTGGAGAACAACATCGAGGAGACGCTGAGCTTCTATCGGCTGCCGCTGCCGCATCACAAGCACATGAAGTCGACGAACATGCTGGAGCGGCTGAACCAGGAGATCAAGCGGCGCACCCTGGTCGTTCGCATCTTCCCCAACCCGCAGAGCTGTTTGCGGCTGGTTCGGGCATTGGCGGTGGAGATCCACGAGAACTGGCTCGAGGCGACCCGCTACCTCAACATGGATCATCTGCGCGAGCACAAGAAGGAGAACCTGAGGGCACTGGCCGCCTGA
- a CDS encoding SIMPL domain-containing protein, giving the protein MTRHLLPLALAAAIAFPAIAGAADSPPPPRIVVTGEGEATAAPDLALLTLSVMREAKTARAALDANNDAMASVIAAMKSAGIKERDLQTAGIQISPRYNYTNKPDGSQEAELIAYQVANTLSVRIRDIDKTGEILDRAVSLGVNQGGGISFSNEDPTATLTEARKKAVADAMAKARTLAEAAGVSIGRVLEITDQNVPPPPIPMNAKAFDAARESVPVQAGENSYTVQVTVTFELK; this is encoded by the coding sequence ATGACCAGACATCTTTTGCCCTTGGCGCTCGCCGCCGCAATCGCGTTTCCGGCGATCGCCGGCGCCGCCGATTCGCCGCCGCCGCCCCGCATCGTCGTCACTGGCGAAGGCGAAGCGACCGCGGCCCCCGATCTGGCGCTGCTGACGCTCAGCGTCATGCGCGAGGCCAAGACCGCGCGAGCCGCGCTCGATGCCAACAACGACGCCATGGCTTCGGTGATCGCCGCAATGAAGTCGGCCGGCATCAAGGAGCGCGACCTGCAGACAGCCGGCATCCAGATCAGCCCGCGCTACAATTATACCAACAAGCCGGACGGCAGCCAGGAGGCCGAACTCATCGCCTACCAGGTGGCCAACACGCTTTCGGTGCGCATCCGCGACATCGACAAGACAGGCGAGATTCTCGACAGGGCGGTATCGCTCGGCGTCAACCAGGGCGGCGGCATCTCGTTCTCCAACGAGGATCCAACGGCAACTCTCACCGAAGCCCGCAAGAAGGCGGTCGCCGACGCCATGGCCAAAGCCAGGACGCTGGCCGAAGCCGCCGGCGTCAGCATCGGGCGGGTGCTGGAAATCACCGACCAGAATGTCCCGCCGCCGCCGATACCGATGAACGCCAAGGCCTTTGATGCGGCCCGCGAATCGGTTCCGGTGCAGGCTGGCGAGAATTCCTACACGGTGCAGGTCACCGTCACTTTCGAGTTGAAGTGA
- a CDS encoding MurR/RpiR family transcriptional regulator translates to MRSLAATSESRRAPEPGNASVACDPPEDMAALIRWVLSNPTTLSKVSMRITRFALEHPAEIAMSNGRRVAGLLDVSPSSVTRFAAALGFQNYAELRRFFQREVLKARQTRD, encoded by the coding sequence ATGAGGAGCCTCGCCGCAACATCCGAATCGCGACGTGCCCCCGAGCCCGGAAACGCGTCGGTCGCGTGCGATCCGCCCGAGGACATGGCGGCGCTGATACGGTGGGTGCTGAGCAACCCCACCACTCTGTCGAAAGTGAGCATGCGCATAACCCGTTTCGCGCTGGAGCACCCAGCCGAGATAGCAATGAGCAACGGCCGCCGAGTGGCTGGCCTTCTTGACGTTTCGCCGAGTTCGGTGACGCGCTTCGCGGCAGCGCTCGGCTTCCAGAACTACGCGGAACTTCGCAGATTTTTCCAGCGAGAAGTTCTGAAGGCCAGGCAAACGAGGGACTAG
- a CDS encoding OmpA family protein — protein sequence MKRQPRILAGTALGLLMASAPLGAFPLQGSAAFDPPQSTATPLIPVQSNCPEGEAAEGCPPQAEPEQKPRKKRERQAESAPAEQAAPSGEEQQGGQRRKKREQQQQEAAPAERAAPASDEQPEPRRKKREREQQQEAAPAERPAEQAAPASDEQPEPRRKKRDRQQQEEAAPAERPAEQAAPASDEQPEPRRKKREREQQQEAAPAERPAEQAAPASDEQPEPRRKKREREQQEEAAPAEKPAEQAAPASDEQPEPRRKKREREQQQEAAPAEQPARKQAGEQAEPLPTDQQTAPAEGDKPRDQARERGKKPADEQPVTGEQPSTGEQPAEREQAAPAEGEGPAQGEAPVFDSQKDARRKRKGGRDTQETVGQDAGGQPTQQNGEQAEAPKPAPIDPGPPPTDDRTAQQAIKLERMVRATEEKGRRVERVPEVEDIRRRPRPRGVDVVRELGDRVILQFNNQTIVESDDTPRMRRGARNVYYEELSGNRTREIVERDNGIQIVTIRNRYGDVVQRSRIAPDGREYVLSYVDERYYEDDGDWRDPGDDLPPIRIDIPREEYILDSEEVEDPDDYYAFLEQPPVERVQRLYSIDEVKRSARVRDIARRIDLDTLNFEFGSASIPETEVQKLEGVASAMEKLLEKNPAETFLIEGHTDAVGRPEANLALSDRRAEAVAEALTNAFSIPPENLTTQGYGEEYLKVDTSEPERENRRVAIRRITSLVAPVASAN from the coding sequence ATGAAACGCCAACCACGGATTCTGGCAGGCACGGCACTTGGCCTGCTGATGGCGTCCGCGCCGTTGGGCGCATTCCCGTTGCAGGGCAGCGCCGCGTTCGACCCACCGCAGAGTACCGCCACGCCGTTGATCCCCGTGCAATCGAATTGCCCCGAAGGCGAAGCGGCGGAAGGCTGCCCACCGCAAGCGGAACCGGAGCAGAAGCCTCGCAAGAAGCGCGAGCGGCAGGCTGAATCGGCGCCCGCGGAACAGGCCGCGCCTTCCGGTGAGGAGCAGCAGGGCGGCCAGCGCAGGAAGAAGCGCGAGCAGCAACAACAAGAAGCCGCACCCGCCGAGCGGGCCGCACCTGCCAGCGACGAACAGCCCGAACCGCGCAGAAAGAAGCGGGAGCGGGAGCAGCAGCAGGAAGCCGCGCCGGCCGAACGGCCCGCCGAGCAGGCCGCACCTGCCAGCGACGAACAGCCCGAACCGCGCAGAAAGAAGCGCGACCGCCAACAGCAGGAGGAAGCCGCGCCGGCCGAACGGCCCGCCGAGCAGGCCGCACCTGCCAGCGACGAACAGCCCGAACCGCGTAGAAAGAAGCGCGAGCGGGAGCAGCAGCAGGAAGCCGCACCGGCCGAACGGCCCGCCGAGCAGGCCGCACCTGCCAGCGACGAACAGCCCGAACCGCGCAGAAAGAAGCGGGAGCGGGAGCAGCAAGAGGAAGCTGCACCGGCCGAGAAACCCGCCGAGCAGGCCGCACCTGCCAGCGACGAACAGCCCGAACCGCGCAGAAAGAAGCGCGAGCGGGAGCAGCAGCAGGAAGCCGCACCGGCCGAACAGCCAGCCAGGAAGCAAGCCGGCGAGCAGGCCGAGCCGCTTCCGACCGACCAGCAAACGGCTCCCGCTGAGGGCGACAAGCCCCGGGATCAGGCCAGGGAACGTGGCAAGAAGCCTGCCGACGAACAGCCGGTGACGGGAGAGCAGCCCTCAACCGGCGAGCAGCCCGCCGAGCGCGAACAGGCCGCGCCTGCCGAAGGCGAAGGTCCGGCACAAGGCGAGGCTCCCGTGTTCGACAGCCAGAAGGACGCTAGGCGCAAGCGCAAGGGCGGCAGGGACACGCAAGAGACGGTCGGCCAGGACGCGGGTGGTCAGCCCACCCAGCAGAACGGCGAACAGGCGGAAGCCCCGAAGCCGGCTCCGATCGACCCGGGACCGCCGCCCACCGACGACAGGACGGCCCAGCAGGCGATCAAGCTTGAGAGGATGGTTCGGGCGACCGAGGAAAAAGGCAGACGCGTCGAGCGTGTGCCCGAGGTCGAGGACATTCGCCGCCGTCCACGCCCGCGAGGGGTCGACGTCGTCAGGGAACTCGGAGACCGCGTTATCCTCCAGTTCAACAACCAGACGATCGTGGAAAGCGACGATACCCCGCGCATGCGCCGTGGCGCGCGGAATGTCTACTACGAGGAACTGTCGGGCAATCGCACCCGGGAAATCGTCGAGCGTGACAATGGAATCCAGATCGTCACCATCCGCAACCGCTACGGCGATGTCGTCCAGCGTTCACGCATTGCGCCCGATGGTCGCGAATATGTGCTGAGCTATGTCGATGAGCGGTACTATGAGGACGATGGCGACTGGCGCGATCCGGGCGACGACCTGCCGCCGATTCGGATCGACATTCCGCGCGAGGAGTACATTCTCGATTCCGAGGAGGTCGAGGATCCGGACGACTACTATGCCTTCCTCGAACAGCCGCCGGTGGAGAGGGTGCAGCGCCTCTACTCGATCGACGAGGTCAAGCGCTCGGCCCGCGTGCGCGACATCGCCCGCCGCATCGACCTCGACACGCTGAACTTCGAATTCGGTTCAGCCTCGATCCCCGAGACCGAGGTGCAGAAACTGGAAGGCGTCGCCAGCGCCATGGAGAAGCTGCTGGAGAAGAACCCGGCGGAAACCTTCCTGATCGAGGGCCATACCGACGCCGTCGGCAGGCCGGAGGCGAACCTCGCCCTGTCCGACCGTCGCGCGGAGGCGGTCGCCGAAGCCCTGACCAACGCCTTCAGCATCCCGCCGGAGAACCTGACGACACAGGGCTATGGCGAGGAGTACCTCAAGGTCGACACGTCGGAGCCTGAGCGCGAGAACCGTCGCGTCGCCATCCGCCGCATCACCTCGCTGGTGGCGCCGGTCGCCAGCGCGAATTAA
- a CDS encoding ATP-binding cassette domain-containing protein: MTNGHPLIQVKNLDLYFGAFHALKSVSVDFHAGELVGLVGDNGAGKTTLIRVLCGMHTPTSGEVYFDGQRVEKFHPKLSIDQGIETIQQSVGLCDNLSIARNFYLGREPVRRILGIPFLDFATMRDKSTRVIRQFGLRDNVSADDEVERLSGGERQSVKIGRAVEFRNRVVIMDEPTNHLSVREREHVNELAVQLKKQGLLVIYITHDIFQVHKLADRIVIMENGEKIEDASTSKMTAEQLEEVIRQGGRVVERREALS; encoded by the coding sequence ATGACAAACGGTCATCCCCTCATCCAGGTCAAGAATCTCGACCTTTACTTCGGCGCTTTCCATGCGCTCAAGAGCGTATCGGTCGATTTCCATGCAGGCGAACTCGTCGGATTGGTCGGCGACAACGGCGCGGGAAAGACGACCCTGATCCGCGTACTGTGCGGCATGCATACCCCGACTTCGGGCGAGGTCTATTTCGACGGACAGCGCGTCGAGAAGTTCCATCCCAAGCTCTCAATCGATCAAGGCATCGAGACGATCCAGCAGTCGGTGGGCCTGTGCGACAACCTCTCGATCGCGCGAAACTTCTACCTCGGCCGAGAGCCGGTCCGGCGCATCCTCGGCATTCCATTTCTCGATTTCGCGACGATGCGCGACAAGTCGACACGCGTGATCCGTCAGTTCGGACTCCGCGACAACGTCTCCGCCGACGATGAAGTCGAACGCCTGTCGGGCGGTGAACGCCAGTCGGTCAAGATCGGCCGCGCGGTCGAGTTCAGGAATCGGGTCGTCATCATGGACGAGCCGACCAACCATCTTTCAGTACGCGAACGCGAGCACGTCAACGAACTTGCCGTGCAGCTCAAGAAGCAGGGCTTGCTCGTGATTTACATCACTCACGACATCTTCCAGGTGCACAAGCTCGCCGACCGCATCGTCATCATGGAGAACGGCGAGAAGATCGAGGATGCCTCGACCAGCAAGATGACGGCCGAACAGCTCGAGGAGGTCATCCGTCAGGGCGGCCGCGTCGTCGAGAGGCGGGAAGCACTCTCATGA
- a CDS encoding ABC transporter permease has product MSLAAIKPLVRRHAEIGILLIAVALVAFFSTTSDGRWANIYNFGTILQVTATLGLMTLGVALVIGTGEIDISVGSTFGMGALVYLWLAARVDPAAAAVAAAAVGAAIGSLNGLLVTRTGTPSLIITLGTLMIFRELCASSSAKMAWHSAVTLACPPRSPRV; this is encoded by the coding sequence ATGAGCCTTGCCGCGATAAAACCGCTGGTGAGGCGGCATGCCGAGATCGGCATCCTGTTGATCGCCGTCGCACTGGTCGCATTCTTTTCGACCACGTCCGACGGGCGGTGGGCGAACATCTACAATTTCGGCACGATCCTCCAGGTGACCGCTACGCTCGGCCTGATGACGCTCGGCGTTGCGCTGGTTATCGGCACCGGCGAGATCGACATTTCCGTCGGCTCGACCTTCGGCATGGGCGCGCTGGTCTATCTGTGGCTCGCGGCCCGGGTCGACCCTGCCGCCGCGGCCGTAGCGGCCGCAGCCGTCGGCGCGGCAATAGGTTCGCTTAACGGGCTGCTTGTCACCCGAACCGGTACGCCCTCGCTGATCATCACGCTTGGCACGCTGATGATCTTTCGCGAGTTGTGTGCGTCAAGTTCTGCAAAAATGGCGTGGCATTCAGCGGTGACGTTGGCGTGTCCGCCGCGCAGCCCCCGTGTTTAG
- a CDS encoding ABC transporter permease yields MTVKQLTHTQGLGAIIGVVIMLAAFTMIDVSGWWTRQTIANVVQFTAILGFVAMGQALVIMCKEIDLSVGSVYGLTGVAFITLEPTLGVPGSLLAALVIAALAGLVQAIAVVKGQLPSMIVTLGGLFTARGIIYVWTGGSVHNFSEDARNHPVTRLLGGELFGIEAAIFWLIAVGLALNLLLWVTPFGNQLLATGGSKESAESRGVRSNRVKVTAFVLCALLAGFAGVLTLCDRPQTHVTLGELMELEAISAAVIGGCLLTGGRGSLVGAVLGAFIVVSFRYELIALGAPSSWYITFVGVVLIVAVIFNQLLARRLGHSV; encoded by the coding sequence ATGACTGTCAAACAGCTTACTCACACCCAGGGCCTCGGCGCCATCATCGGCGTGGTGATCATGCTTGCCGCGTTCACGATGATCGACGTCTCGGGCTGGTGGACCAGGCAGACCATCGCCAACGTCGTTCAGTTCACCGCGATCCTCGGGTTCGTGGCGATGGGGCAAGCACTGGTGATCATGTGCAAGGAGATTGATCTGTCGGTCGGCTCGGTCTACGGCCTGACCGGAGTCGCCTTCATTACGCTGGAGCCAACGCTTGGCGTGCCCGGGTCGCTGCTGGCGGCACTTGTCATCGCCGCTCTCGCGGGACTTGTCCAGGCGATCGCGGTGGTGAAAGGACAGTTGCCCTCGATGATTGTCACGCTTGGCGGTCTCTTTACCGCCCGCGGCATCATCTATGTCTGGACAGGCGGCTCGGTGCACAATTTCTCCGAGGATGCCCGCAATCATCCGGTGACCCGGCTGCTGGGAGGCGAGCTTTTCGGCATCGAGGCGGCCATCTTCTGGCTGATCGCTGTCGGCCTCGCGCTCAATCTGCTGCTCTGGGTCACGCCTTTCGGCAACCAATTGCTGGCGACGGGCGGCAGCAAGGAAAGCGCGGAATCTCGTGGGGTTCGCAGCAATCGGGTGAAGGTTACGGCCTTCGTTCTCTGCGCGCTGCTCGCGGGATTTGCCGGCGTCTTGACCTTGTGTGACCGACCGCAGACGCACGTCACATTGGGCGAGCTGATGGAGCTGGAGGCCATTTCCGCTGCGGTGATAGGCGGCTGTCTGCTCACCGGCGGACGTGGTTCTCTCGTGGGCGCCGTGCTCGGCGCCTTCATCGTCGTGAGCTTCCGTTACGAACTTATAGCGCTCGGGGCGCCGTCCTCCTGGTACATCACCTTCGTCGGCGTCGTGCTCATCGTAGCGGTCATCTTCAACCAGCTCCTGGCCCGCCGCCTCGGGCACAGCGTTTGA
- a CDS encoding ABC transporter permease, whose amino-acid sequence MALTLPRESVIATSPACHGRPSPQSKGCSLSRAFCRTFRTLSFRGIAIALTEGFSFSIPYAARKGRSFEILGGGEFLGFNTALYWLILLLVLLTVVLTAMPFGNRLLAVGGSADSAHSRGVRVGRVKLSAFVICGALAAFAGTLEAGKLGFADGSMGRLMELQAIASCVLGGCLLAGGRISLVGALLGAFVLSSIQSYLVVMGVAPQWFLLFLGIIVVLAAYGDQSLRQWALKK is encoded by the coding sequence ATGGCACTTACCCTTCCACGGGAATCGGTGATCGCAACGTCACCAGCGTGCCATGGCCGCCCCTCGCCTCAGAGTAAGGGCTGTTCTCTCTCCAGAGCTTTTTGCAGAACCTTCAGAACACTATCCTTTCGCGGCATTGCCATCGCGCTGACCGAGGGGTTTTCCTTCTCCATTCCTTATGCGGCGCGCAAGGGCCGGAGTTTCGAGATCCTCGGCGGCGGCGAGTTCCTCGGCTTCAACACCGCGCTCTACTGGCTGATCCTGCTTCTGGTCCTTTTGACCGTGGTACTCACCGCGATGCCTTTCGGGAACCGGCTGCTTGCCGTAGGTGGGTCGGCAGACAGCGCCCATTCGCGCGGGGTCCGTGTCGGTCGCGTCAAGCTTTCCGCCTTTGTCATCTGCGGCGCGCTCGCCGCCTTCGCCGGAACGCTGGAAGCGGGCAAGCTCGGCTTCGCCGATGGCTCGATGGGAAGGCTCATGGAGCTGCAGGCGATTGCATCCTGCGTCCTGGGCGGGTGCCTGCTGGCTGGAGGGCGGATCTCGCTCGTCGGGGCACTGCTCGGCGCCTTCGTTCTCTCGTCGATTCAGTCCTACCTCGTGGTGATGGGCGTGGCGCCGCAGTGGTTCCTGCTCTTCCTGGGGATCATCGTCGTGCTCGCAGCCTACGGAGATCAATCGCTCCGGCAGTGGGCGCTCAAGAAATAG
- a CDS encoding sugar ABC transporter substrate-binding protein: MKLTCKVLATTLLAATALSSVAVAQDQKQYRFVMVSHIGSNDPNMGWLTKSMEEFEKKYPNVKTEYISTNNYSVQEHVRLLEQAISTGPDGIAVPIVSSDAFEGPLRKAIDAGIPVVAFNIPDARPDGERIPYLTYVGGDEYLTGKKLGEYALAKVEAGEIPKPTRVVCASHDSAHQGLKARCAGMRDAMEKAGAKVDELFIGAEPATARNTLQSFLQANTDTNYVFTVAGWSSPWAWGVAKDMGLDPDVDGKGVTVLTVDEGPVSIEGVRAGHLLATNSQGFWLQGYAPMEWLYWNKEFGYAPQSDILTGPVIINKDNADNWATLVRGVFGDKAYDEQNTW; this comes from the coding sequence ATGAAGCTTACGTGTAAGGTGCTTGCCACCACCCTTTTGGCTGCCACGGCGCTCAGCAGCGTGGCGGTCGCCCAGGACCAGAAGCAGTACCGCTTCGTGATGGTTTCCCATATCGGATCCAACGACCCGAACATGGGCTGGCTGACGAAGTCGATGGAGGAGTTCGAGAAGAAGTATCCGAACGTCAAGACCGAGTACATCTCGACCAACAACTACTCGGTCCAGGAGCATGTCCGTCTTCTCGAGCAAGCAATCTCGACCGGTCCTGACGGCATCGCCGTTCCGATCGTGAGTTCCGATGCTTTCGAGGGTCCGCTGCGCAAGGCGATCGACGCCGGTATTCCGGTGGTTGCCTTCAACATTCCGGATGCGCGTCCCGACGGCGAGCGCATTCCCTACCTGACCTATGTCGGCGGCGACGAATATCTGACGGGCAAGAAGCTCGGCGAATACGCGCTCGCCAAAGTCGAGGCTGGTGAAATCCCGAAGCCGACGCGTGTCGTTTGCGCCAGCCACGACTCCGCCCACCAGGGTCTCAAGGCCCGGTGTGCCGGGATGAGGGACGCGATGGAAAAGGCGGGCGCCAAGGTCGATGAGCTTTTCATCGGCGCCGAGCCCGCGACTGCCCGCAATACGTTGCAGTCGTTCCTGCAGGCCAACACCGACACGAACTACGTCTTCACCGTTGCCGGCTGGTCATCGCCCTGGGCTTGGGGCGTCGCCAAGGACATGGGTCTCGACCCCGACGTCGATGGCAAGGGCGTGACAGTGCTGACCGTCGACGAAGGGCCGGTTTCTATCGAGGGCGTTCGCGCCGGCCATCTTCTCGCGACCAACAGCCAGGGCTTCTGGCTGCAGGGCTACGCGCCGATGGAATGGCTCTACTGGAACAAGGAGTTCGGCTATGCGCCGCAGTCGGACATCCTGACCGGGCCGGTCATCATCAACAAGGACAACGCCGACAACTGGGCCACGCTGGTCCGTGGCGTGTTCGGCGACAAGGCCTACGACGAGCAGAACACCTGGTGA